caaGCAATCCAAGAACTTACAAAaattaaatgaaataaatgGCTTTGACGACCACGAATCGAATTGCAACGTACAGGTCCTACCCATAACGTGGCGACATACAATTGGATTTCAAACCGATGCAAAAAAACCACATGATTCTAATCCTCACCTACCCACTCTGGGAAACATCACGGTGAATGGAGTTCTCGGCCTCAGGCGTCTGCTTGGGGATGTAGCACTGGATATTTTGTTATATGGTGAACGATACTACAAAGAGAAGATTATAAATGAAGTAGGAAAGCAACTGAATCATGTCTATGgattgttcaaaaaaaataatccTGGCTTTGAAACGGAGGTGCATCTACTTGGTCATTCTCTGGGTAGCTTGATTCTATTTGATATACTTTCGGATCCAAAGATGTTCAAACTTGACTTCAAAGTAAACAAGTTCTTTTGCATTGGTTCCCCAGTCGGCGTTTTCAAACTAATTCAAAGAACACAGATACGCCCCAAGGGCATACCACACAACAATGATCctaacaaaaaatttgagacACCCGATTGTCAAGATCTATACAATTTGTTTCACGTTTGTGATCCCATTGCATACAGGTTAGAACCTCTAGTACATAACACGATGGGTGAGGTGGAGCAGGCACATATCACTCATTGGTCCGACAACAGCACTATCGCTTCGAGAGTTCTGGAACTGGGTGGCTACTTTCTAAAGGACAATGACAAACAGAAAAAGTTGTCCCGCGGCAAAGATATGCTTACCACTGAGGCATCATCACTGCTTTCTAAACTGAATCACACAGGTCGTGTCGACTATTCCCTGCCCTCAGGTTTCCTTGAAGTAGATATCATATCTGCCGCGAAATCTCACGTCTCATATTTCGAGGAGATGGATATAGCAGGATTTATTCTGAAGCAAATTTTGAGTGACACACCCCACAAATAATAAGCGGAGGGAACAAGTGCAAGGAAGTCCAATACGTATATATAAGTTTCACTATCTATATTCATAGGGTCACATGACCTTCTTTTATGTTTCCCgcaaaaattcaagttgatgaagatgagatGAGTAACTTGAATAAAAACTGAGCGGCACCATAAACTGCCATCAACTCAATTACTCACCATTTGGAATCGATACGAATCTCACAAAGGTACTATGAAATATATAATCGAGCATATGGAACAAGGCTTCAGCGAATGGGTCACTTTGGAATACGCCCAAATAATACGCGATGTAGGCTGTGAGAATTTAATATTATCATCGCTACCAAAAGATacaacttcaaaagatattcCACCCAAGCTGCTCGAAATGAGTCTCAGATGGACCACTAATGACCTAAACCATCTGAAAGAACAGTTTCCTGATTTGGAGCCTCTAAAAAATGGGAGAGTTTGTTTGTTAGATCCAAGAGCAGACCAGGATCTACAGCCTGATGaggctgaaaaatttgattatttCGTTTTTGGGGGAATATTGGGGGACCACCCTCCTAGGGATCGTACCAGCGAATTGAAACTGGCCTATCCGGATCTTATTGTTGGTAGAAGACTGGGGGACAAACAAATGACCACAGACACAGCCATCAGAACAACTCAAATAATCATTGAGAAGTCAACAAAATTCAAGGATATCAAG
The genomic region above belongs to Zygotorulaspora mrakii chromosome 8, complete sequence and contains:
- the SFM1 gene encoding protein-arginine N-methyltransferase SFM1 (similar to Saccharomyces cerevisiae YOR021C; ancestral locus Anc_5.605), with translation MKYIIEHMEQGFSEWVTLEYAQIIRDVGCENLILSSLPKDTTSKDIPPKLLEMSLRWTTNDLNHLKEQFPDLEPLKNGRVCLLDPRADQDLQPDEAEKFDYFVFGGILGDHPPRDRTSELKLAYPDLIVGRRLGDKQMTTDTAIRTTQIIIEKSTKFKDIKFIDYPEFRFNKNEATEMPFRYVLDSDGAPILPRGMLDLIKQDSEQSLDDLL